DNA from Littorina saxatilis isolate snail1 unplaced genomic scaffold, US_GU_Lsax_2.0 scaffold_513, whole genome shotgun sequence:
TGGGGGTATtcgaacaccgaggagagtctacacaaagttgactcttggGTACAACCTCCCACTAACGACCTAGAAAATGCCCAGAGAATATGGTCGTAAAATGGGAATTTGCTTGTCAAGGTTCTtcacaagggagacaactgctTGGCAGTCCAATAGCTGTTTTCACTACTTTGCTGCTTCTGTTTATGACTGTAACGCGATCATTGAGTgtctgatttttacatttagtcaatctttgactaaatgttttaacatagaggggggaatcgagacgagggtcgtggtgtatacatgtgtgtctgtctgtctgtctgtctgtctgtctgtgtgtgtagagcgattcagactaaactactggaccgatctttatgaaatttgacatgagagttcctgggtatgatatcctcagacgtttttttcgtttttttgataaatgtctttgatgacgtcatatccggcttttcgtgaaagttgaggcggcactgtcacgctctcatttttcaaccaaattggttgaaattttggtcaagtaatctccgacgaagcccggacttcggtattgcatttcagcttggtggcttaaaaattaattaatgactttggtcattaaaaatctgaaaattgtaaaaaaattattttttttataaaacgatccaaatttacgttcatcttattctccatcattttctcattccaaaaacatataaatatgttatatttggattaaaaacaagctctgaaaattaaaaatataaaaattatgatcaaaattaaattttcgaaatcaatttaaaaacacgttcatcttattccttgtcggttcctgattccaaaaacatatagatatgatatgtttggattgaaaacacgctcagaaagttaaaacgaagagaggtacagaaaagcgtgctatccttctcagcgcaacgaataccccgctcttcttgtcaatttcactgcctttgccatgagcggtggactgacgatgctacgagtatacggtcttgctgcgttgcattgcgttcagtttcattctgtgagttcgacagctacttgactaaatgttgtattttcgccttacgcgacttgtttgttgttggtgtcaCTACATTCACACCACCTTTAAAAGTTTGCAAATAAAGTTGAACTTATGCAGAGCATTTTCACGGTAAACAGCTTACGAACTCAAGTCTAGTGACATTCGGACGCGCTTTCAACGTTCCATCCGGGCTGCGGCCGAGCTGTTTCTACTTTCACTACTAATTCCATAAGAAGACAAAAGGCCAGAACTGTATAcatctcggctaaaaaaaaataattttaaattcATTAATTTTAGTTAGAAGAAATTCCTACGAATTATCCACGTACTGTCGACAATATGTCAGATCAACAGATGTCCAGcatcacattttttttcatcaacAGATATGTCATTATGACCAAAAACGTCTAGGCATAAGATCTGTGAACACTGTCAGTCCATCACAAAAGTCACAGCTCGAGTTTTTCAAAAGTATAACTCAGTCGACAAATAAATACCTTCAAACTTGATGGAAGATGAGACTGTCCCCAAAATGTCCACTTTGTATTCATAGCCATCATCCTCCTGAGAAGAGTCAGCATCACCATGGGAACCAGAAGGGGAGACAGACTCTTGAGCATCGCCTTGCGGCTTCTTCTTCCTTCGTCTCACTCGTATCACAAGTCCCGCTGTCTTGTTGCACGTTCCATACGTTGGTTTGGAGTAAAGGTCATCTGGTCTGAAGCGCAGCGGAAGCCTAATCTTTGGATCATCAATACTCTGGAAAAAATAGTATGCCAAGCTATAAAGTATAATTAATAATTTAAAAATTTGAGGATGAGGACACAGATTATAAGGTTAACTAGTGAGACACATGTTTTTGTGGTTATATTACTCtttatcgcatttttactgatcacatgacaaaaacaccTGTTGTCATTGGTCATCTAGaaactgtatatcaattgatatcgcgcaggaagttcctagtgaatttgatatcgtgcaggaagtagttttccaattgtaattttg
Protein-coding regions in this window:
- the LOC138955810 gene encoding general transcription factor 3C polypeptide 5-like; translation: MAAQQTTSSECRLFNSEERMSVAVGDKHFVCIEYPGIVQNVDKALQTLGGLKSISKSIDDPKIRLPLRFRPDDLYSKPTYGTCNKTAGLVIRVRRRKKKPQGDAQESVSPSGSHGDADSSQEDDGYEYKVDILGTVSSSIKFE